A region of Toxorhynchites rutilus septentrionalis strain SRP chromosome 1, ASM2978413v1, whole genome shotgun sequence DNA encodes the following proteins:
- the LOC129763121 gene encoding serine protease snake-like, translated as MRLQKPTMIKASILMLVLTMCRKVSCGTLSIEEGSHVVQIGQTRSTGAIDLICGGAYLGDRVVVFGAHCTNRNGRKPDIVRFGSVFGSSFDLHVVNITVHYRYKPQFDYHNMAVAFLDRDPETVNHKIKPACILKPHPKPNHSVQLIGPIETQLDRADLVSMGSEKCHEYYNPQHKLRFGVLLCCFCARNANIERCTDLHSSPLQILLSFSGKKVPFLIGHKSIGKPCGTNAPAIYTRYGSYFEWIETVTGMKMDPQECLSRV; from the exons ATGCGATTACAGAAACCCACGATGATAAAAGCTTCGATTCTGATGCTGGTGCTAACTATGTGCAGGAAAG TGTCTTGCGGAACACTTAGCATAGAGGAAGGTTCTCATGTG GTTCAAATTGGTCAGACTCGATCGACCGGCGCAATAGATTTGATTTGCGGTGGAGCGTACTTGGGAGACAGGGTCGTAGTGTTTGGAGCCCATTGTACAAATCGGAATGGACGAAAACCTGATATTGTTCGGTTTGGAAGCGTGTTTGGAAGCAGTTTTGATCTGCACGTCGTCAATATCACCGTTCACTATCGCTACAAGCCTCAGTTCGACTATCACAATATGGCCGTCGCTTTTCTTGATCGGGATCCGGAGACAGTGAACCACAAAATTAAACCGGCTTGCATTCTGAAGCCGCATCCCAAACCGAATCATTCCGTTCAGTTGATTGGACCCATTGAAACCCAGCTTGATCGGGCAGATTTAGTTTCGATGGGATCGGAAAAATGTCACGAATACTACAATCCTCAGCATAAACTACGGTTCGGGGTTCTGCTTTGCTGCTTCTGTGCCAGGAATGCCAACATCGAGCGATGCACG GATCTACACAGCTCCCCGCTGCAGATATTACTTTCTTTTTCGGGGAAAAAAGTTCCCTTTCTCATTGGCCACAAATCCATTGGGAAGCCATGCGGAACAAACGCTCCTGCAATTTACACGCGGTACGGATCATACTTCGAATGGATTGAAACTGTTACGGGGATGAAAATGGATCCACAAG AATGTTTGTCTCGTGTCTGA